A single genomic interval of Equus quagga isolate Etosha38 chromosome 19, UCLA_HA_Equagga_1.0, whole genome shotgun sequence harbors:
- the NUP50 gene encoding nuclear pore complex protein Nup50, whose amino-acid sequence MAKRIAEKELTDRNWDQEDEAEEVGTFSVASEEVLKNRAIKKAKRRNVGFESDSGGAFKGFKGLFVPSGGGGFSGFGSGAGGKPLEGLSNGNSVTGAPPFSSARAAAETKAAFGSIAANGPTSLVDKKISNPKTNGDSQQPSSSGLTSSAAPVGNAYHKQLAALNCSVRDWIVKHVNTNPLCDLTPIFKDYEKYLASIEQQHGNSGSSNSESEANKMSVETQSPSLFGSTKLQQESPFLFHGNKTEDTSAKKLEAVSEKKTDPSLGATSASFNFGKKVDSSILGSLNSGPLTGFSFSSGNSSLFGKDSTQNKPVPSPFSTKTLESPAEGGSNECKGGDEEENDEPPKVVVTEVKEEDAFYSKKCKLFYKKDNEFKEKGVGTLHLKPTANQKTQLLVRADTNLGNILLNVLVPPNMPCARTGKNNVLIVCVPNPPVDEKNATIPVTMLIRVKTSEDADELHNILLEKKDV is encoded by the exons ATGGCCAAAAGAATTGCCGAGAAGGAATTGACAGACAGGAATTGGGATCAAGAAGATGAAGCAGAAGAG GTGGGAACATTCTCGGTCGCCAGTGAGGAAGTGTTGAAGAATAGAGCTATAAAGAAAGCAAAGCGTAGAAATGTTGGATTTGAA tCTGATAGTGGAGGGGCCTTCAAaggttttaaaggtttgtttgTACCTTCTGGAGGAGGCGGGTTTTCTGGATTTGGTAGTGGTGCTGGAGGGAAGCCTTTGGAAGGACTGTCCAATGGAAACAGCGTAACTGgtgcccctcccttctccagtGCAAGGGCAGCAGCCGAGACCAAGGCAGCCTTTG GATCTATTGCTGCAAATGGCCCTACCTCCTTGGTTGATAAAAAGATTTCGAATCCCAAAACTAACGGCGACAGCCAGCAGCCTTCCTCCTCTGGCCTTACCTCGAGTGCAGCCCCTGTCGGGAATGCCTATCACAAGCAGCTGGCTGCCTTAAACTGCTCTGTTCGGGATTGGATAGTGAAGCACGTGAACACAAACCCGCTCTGCGATCTGACACCCATCTTTAAAGACTATGAAAAATACTTAGCCAGTATTGAGCAGCAACATGGGAACAGTGGCAGCAGTAATTCTGAAAGTGAAGCTAACAAAATGTCAGTTGAAACACAGTCTCCTTCCCTCTTTGGTTCAACAAAATTACAGCAAGAGTCACCATTTCTGTTTCATGGCAACAAAACAGAGGATACATCTGCAAAGAAGCTGGAGGCTGTGTCTGAAAAGAAAACGGACCCATCACTAGGAGCAACAAGTGCCTCATTTAATTTCGGCAAGAAAGTTGATAGTTCTATTTTGGGCTCATTAAACTCTGGCCCCTTGactggattttcattttcttctggaaactcCAGTTTATTTGGCAAAGATAGTACCCAGAATAAACCAGTTCCTTCGCCATTTTCCACTAAAACACTGGAGAGCCCGGCAGAAGGTGGTAGTAATGAATGCAAAG GTGGTGATGAAGAAGAGAATGATGAGCCGCCCAAAGTAGTAGTTACTGAAGTAAAAGAAGAAGATGCTTTTTACTCCAAAAA gtGTAAACTATTTTACAAGAAAGACAATGAATTTAAAGAGAAGGGCGTAGGTACTCTGCATTTAAAACCTACAGCGAATCAGAAGACACAGCTTTTAGTGCGGGCAGACACCAATTTAG GCAACATATTGCTGAATGTTCTGGTCCCACCCAATATGCCATGTGCCCGAACAGGGAAAAACAACGTACTTATTGTCTGTGTTCCAAATCCTCCCGTCGATGAGAAGAACGCCACCATCCCAGTTACCATGTTAATTCGGGTGAAAACGAGCGAGGATGCAGATGAGTTGCACAACATTTTACTGGAGAAAAAGGACGTCTGA